ACTCACGGCGTCGTTGCCACAAGATAGCGGGGAAGATAGACACCACGGCGGCGGCGTACCACGCCGGACTGTCGTCGAACGAGAGGAAACAGGTCGAGAGGTACTTCGGAGAGGGCGAGATTTCGACCGTCGTGACGACGGCAGCACTAGGAGCGGGCGTCGACTTCCCGGCGTCACAGGTGATATTCGAGAGTCTCGCGATGGGTATAGACTGGCTCACAGTACAGGAGTTCGAACAGATGCTCGGAAGGGCGGGGAGACCCGACTACCACGACCGCGGGGTCGTCTACCTACTCGCAGAGATCGACGGCGTCTACCACAGAAGCATGGAGAGAACAGAGGAAGAGGTCGCTGTCGACCTACTCAAGGGCGAGATGGGGGGTGTCGCGGTCGAGTACGACTCAAGCGCAGTGATGGAGGAGACACTCGCCAACCTCGCCGCGGGTGGCGACGATTACGCGAGTCTCAACGACGACCTTATGTACGAGATCGACACCGACCGGGCTGTCTCGAAGCTCAGAGAGTACGGTCTGATGAGGAACGGCAGGATCACCGAGATGGGGAGGATAGGCGCGTCACATTTCCTGACGCCGAAACAGGTCGAGACTATGGAGAAGAGCGCGAGACGTGAGGATCCGCCACACAAGACCGTCGCCGAACTTGAGCTTCTCGGCGACGAGATGTAACTACGAGTTACGGTCGACCCAGTCTTCGTAGTCGTCGTTGGCTTCGGATTTCCGTCTTATCACAGCAGGCACGTCGTAGGGATGGATATCCTCGACGGCTCGGCGCACCTCCTCGAAGTCGCGTGACGTCTTTACGTCGACAGCGTACTCCGACTCCTCGACTGTCTCGCCCTCCCATCTATATACTGACCGTATCTCGTGGTAGTTGACACACGCCGCATATCCCGCATCGACTAGCTCGAAGGCGATCTCCTCGGCGGAGTCGGCGTCGGGAGCCGTGGTGTGTACCTCGATCATGTTTGGGGTGTCACCACTGAGACACAAAACCGTTTTGTAAATCCGGGCAGAATACTCCGTAATGGTATCATTCGCAGCCTGGCTTCTGTTCGGATTCGGTCTCTACTGGACAGCTGTTATCATGCTCTCGTCGGGCGGCTTCCTCGACAGGTACAACATAGACACAATGGGACCTCTGTTTCTCCTCAGGACGGAGAGGTGGAAGGACTTACTCGACCGTCTCGCGCGTCCCAAGAGGTTCTGGAGAGCCTACGGAAACCTCGGGATAGCGGTCGCAGTCGGCGTAATGGTTATCTCGTTCGTCCTACTCGCGATGACGGGGTACAGAAACCTCGTCTCACCGCCCGAGCCGAGCCAGTTCAACCAGCCCGAGAACGTCCTCGTGATTCCGGGAGTCAACGACTTCCTTCCTCTCTCCATGGCTCCCGAGATAGTCGCCGGACTCGCGATAGGAATCATAGTCCACGAGGGCGGACACGGTATCATGTGCAGGGTCGGCGACATAGAAGTATCGAGCATGGGACTCCTGACCTTCGCAGTCCTCCCAGTCGGTGCTTTCGTCGAGCC
This sequence is a window from Candidatus Afararchaeum irisae. Protein-coding genes within it:
- the cutA gene encoding divalent-cation tolerance protein CutA, giving the protein MIEVHTTAPDADSAEEIAFELVDAGYAACVNYHEIRSVYRWEGETVEESEYAVDVKTSRDFEEVRRAVEDIHPYDVPAVIRRKSEANDDYEDWVDRNS